The genomic interval TAATTCAAATATCAATTCTCTCATATTTCTCCTTGAAATTGGATCAAGACCACTCATTGGCTCGTCAAGAATTAGAAGATTAGGATTTGGCAATAGTGAAAGGAGAAAGGAAAATTTCCTCTTCGTCCCTTTTGAATAGGTATAGACCCTCTTAGGCAAAAACTCTGAAAGACCCAATTTTTCTGCATAGTAATCAATCTTCTCTTTCTCTAAATTTCCATCAAAGTATTTGGAATAAAGTTTTATGTTCTCAGAACCTGTAAACTTTTCCCAAAGGTAATCCTTCTCACTCATTACAGAAATTTTTAAACTGTCTTTTTTCTCAATTTCACCCGAACTAACATTTAAGATACCTGTAATA from Caldisericaceae bacterium carries:
- a CDS encoding ABC transporter ATP-binding protein; translated protein: MEETNSRERAIALKAVPKTVDGKKILQDLSFNVYANEVLALIGPNGAGKTTTVRCITGILNVSSGEIEKKDSLKISVMSEKDYLWEKFTGSENIKLYSKYFDGNLEKEKIDYYAEKLGLSEFLPKRVYTYSKGTKRKFSFLLSLLPNPNLLILDEPMSGLDPISRRNMRELIFEL